The DNA sequence acgtggatttaacaaatcaacctcatttctaaagcgaagtgtaaAATTTTACTCAATTATCATAAAAATGTCGCAGCAGAGTGAGGAGCctttacgcttgagggtcactcatggagctgATTTTCAATGGCACTGGGGAAGGGGAGTGAATTTTTGaccattatttttcagaaaaaagtcgttttgattttttttcattttcttctcttttttttctcttctcttttctttctgtctctctccttttttttgagacaaacatttagggggggggttgcccccccccctagctaGGCCCCTGTGCTCTACCAATGCTCGACTCTTAAGACTTCAAGATAACTGAGTGTAGCACACAGACACATTCACTATCCCTCCTCACAACtatcataatgttgaaaataaaaaggggGCACACCCACTTTCAGACCACTCTGTATACCAGTGTTTAcgccacacatacacacatggaCAAACAATTCTGAAATATGTACAGGTGTTGGGACAATAGGTAGCGCACATTTCAAGATACTGATTTGTCTGCATAATTTGTGCTGCCATattgcagaaaaaagttttaaatgtcatGACACATTtaacttattaatttaaaaacttttaaaaagtgttttttcatacattttaataaatacattaagcTAGtgcaatacagtagaacctccttcATCCAGATCTCTTGTTTTTTCTGGATcaaatttttagagttttaaaaagttacttttatgGGTCGtccttcaaaaagtgtaacttttctgtcacacgctttttacggtaaaaactttaaggaacaattcttttaacaatgatttttaatttcatcaaaaatatgtctttttaaacctgtcaactattttttaaataatttttattttagtgtatttttggttcacaacatgtgaattctcacctctatGGCaagtcacacaccttgtgtgactgtttatgttgcttaattacttgtttaattaaaattatacttatttattgattattcatTCACAAGTGTCCCAAATGCTAATTGTTTcagtatatttagttttttaatgtgttttagttcattttagtaggacaagaagtcatgtcacacaataaattctcacctccgttacctaaacataaaatgccattcctcattaacacgtggcagtaatgacatcaaacttaattttccatgatacaagagatACCCTGTGTTTATTTTctgccatagttgaagttgtgagatttttgtcaaagaataaaaagatagattttgcttcaaaaacttagtatggttattctgacttctcacctctgtgaactggaatttcagggatgtaaattaatataaaaaaagaagtgaacatgttttcaaatgCCCAACATGTATCAGATTGTAgctacgaagaaaaaaaaaattccctgaaaaatgtatcttttaggcctatattaatggaaaattcctcacctttgTGACACTTGATCAATATCATTGtttttgaggtgaaaataaatgatggaggtgaaatacatcaatcttaggcattctaccacaagtataaattgccagtatatcctcaaatttactaaatactattttttaacatacatttgaaactactaattaagccatactttaatGAAGAGAGCTTGATAtaatattcccactaatcattaaaatagctgattgtttccaccaattaacaaaattactacttagatattaaattggccttgatttttaaatattaaaagttttcttttttctatttctatgaacaaggtattttttttatttacaagtaaaataattggaacttagccgggccattgtttatggttacttctagtaggtaacactttcatgtaagaatgaaaaaaaaaggaaacaaaaggtttcgaaattgaaaaattgagttcataagttacgttttctggagaatgacccttatacaaATAATAATCTTGAATTATGATAGCTGAACTATAAGTGGGCTAAACatctgctttttattttgattcagtatacaactcctgcatagattatgcaataaattatagtaatctAACAAACATCATGGTGCGTCACTCCAACCCCACTACAGATGAACTATAAATAATGAAGTGTTTGATTGAAGAATATAAAGTATAGATTGTGCGAATCAATTCTATGCAATTTTGTTACAAAGTATTGTTTTTCACAGTAATAAAAGGTATGtctgtttagtaaaaaatttaGTATTAGTTTTTTCCTTTTCCATACCGCCAGATTTTCGTTTATACGGACGATACGAACTGAGACCAAAGGCAAACCAGACCTTTGGTCTCAGTTAGTCCGTATAAACCAGGTTATACTGCACAATGTTTATAAAGGAGAAAAAAgacaatcaaatttaaaaatttcaaaaatattgcgtATGTATGTTTTGAGATGATAGAGAACCCTTTGAGACCGTAAATCATCTTTAGAAGCTGAAAGAGaggttttttaatctttaaaacaaTTGTATGCTATTTTCGACTGCTACTTCCCTActccaattgaggcagtgagaagcaaagggatgtataagtggcaaaatttaaaatttggagacaaccagtacacatggtaggtaaacctctcctctgccttggggcaagagataatactagtagccctggtagttgctgctatacagcatgatttagaaaaaaaattcaatgaaagcccacctaggatgttatctttaaatgtgttttactcaaaacttgaaaatgtccacctacatccctttgcttctcactgcctcaatttaagAATCCAACTgctttgtattcatttttttttttttttttgtgccttatGTTAAAGTGTTAAAGGCTAAAATACCTCTCTTTCAAACCTTGCCATACAAGCCCCATCATTTCTGAAGTGGCATGCTTCGGCACGTCTATATGTCTAATCGCAAGGGCATGTCCAACACACATCTTTAATTGCTTGTCAGAAATTCtaacaataaatttttatatatattttaattattttgcttgaaatatttcaattgtaaaaaaacatttaatcctGTATAAGCCATTAAGATGGTCTAGGCAGCCCAAAGTGTTGTGCTAATCAGGATTTCACAACCTGAACTTCGGGACTATGAAAAAGTGAGGTGACATCCAAGATGTCCTGAAATTCGTGTGTCGTGATAACAAGGTTTATCACTGTATTAAATgtagatttgattttaaaatatttcatggtaTAAGTACTTCAGGTATCAGTGCAAATTTAGAATAAAAGTATAGTGTAAGTGCAGGCAAtggttcttttaaaaaaaaatttttaaaaacaaatctatgCGTCCAAAGTCATGGAaaagtttcaaacatttaaaccaaaaaaaattaaaagaattgatTATCTTACTTTTCAAGCGACTAATTCAAATGAGATGCAGTCATGCATAGGGAAATGATGAAACCTTGTCCAACCTTTGTTCTTGATCATTCAAGTTTGCatacattaaatgattaaaatcaatttttttactaAAGGAAATCTAATTTATGCAACTTAGAGACAAGTCAGACCTTCATGATttgtaaatgcattttaaactaaTTCCTgtgaaattttacaaacatagtaaatgaataatctttttaaaaaaacatcaaatttaaagacttttACGATCGCTAAAATTACAAACAAGACGCcattaaatgtaaacaaacggTTTCATCGTTACGGTCAAGaaaatgatggaaaaaaataactttttgtgttTTCCAActagatttacatttttaaagtagaaattttgttttatctAGAATGAAATGgagaattaaattcaaaaattgattacatttaaattgttttctccccccccccccgcaagttTTTCAACATTTCCCTCCATTCACTACTATTTCCACTACAAAGGGGCGGGGCGAaagaagaaatgtaaacaataaacaaCATGGGTCGAGCAGCACGCTGTCgctggtaaaaaattgaattaaaattaaaagcagttTAGCGTAATTTTGTTGCTGCACCTtgcaaaaaaatctttcttttcttAATACAACATGTCGCGGAATgttgaaataaaagcaaaaattaaagattttcgcTCATTTCTACTAAGAGCTTCAGAAATTTCTGATAAACCGGCGTTCATAATGAAGCAGACCGATACTTACTTTAAAGTGCTAGAGGGTCGCTTAAAGCTTCGTCAGATACAGGTAGTTATCCTTGCTAATACTACCGATGCAAAATTGAGtttgtttgtaatgttttcaCGCCTTAACTACTTCACCTatcagcttgaaattttgtatacacattGTCAGGGTTGCCGAGTAGAATATATTctgttaaaatttgtaaaaaatcattttttcctgagaaaacctttatttatttatttattttaaaatttttattattttatttttttgcatctctAGTCGCCATATAAGTTTATGTCTCAGTTTTCTCCATTAACATATGAATCCAAAATAGGTTTTATTCATCATTggaacaaataaaagaaatagatcttcaaaaaatatacatatatataaatagatatatatatatatctatgtcAATTGGCCTATAAATAATGATTgcaaaatacaataaatttttattaaaatagcaaGTGTAATTAAAagattaacttaaaaattttagttccaatACTAATTAATTTTCTCTACACTTATTTTGGGAGTAAAATGAACTCTGcttttttactttgtttatgCCAACGCCTCCTTGATACTAAGTTAGTAGGGAGTTAAGAAGGCAATGGTCAAAAATTTTGCATTCATTAGAAATCCAACAGTTCAATCAATACAGCGAAGAATAGAAGCAGCCTATTTTCCTACGAACCATTTTATTTGGACACTGGATTTCCAAACATAGGTATCAAATTTGATGCCCAAAATTTTTGATTGCATTAAAACCTTTTCTTCCCCGACTCATTGTGATGATAACCCAAACTGATGGGAAGAAATAATTCTTCAGTATTATATGTTCTTTAGTGCATGCATATACTGAAGTGTATACTTCTGTTTAGAGTTTATAACTTCATATGCAATTGATTTGTTTAAAATAGCACCAGAGTTTTTCATTCTAAGCCTAGAAAATTAATCCCAGGCATCATTGtgatgtctaaatttaaattcttacttttaaaagtacagtgcagaaccttttatccgggaaccaaaaaaccagaaaaccggcaacttttgtCGATTTTccctccatttttaaaaaatacgcattttcggcaatttttgaagaactaagcatttttttgaaatacctaaaagaatatgaacggTTTCATAATAAACACCGTACTACTCACGTATAACAcgggaaattttttacaaaaaacaaactttaaaaggcAAAACCTTTACGctgggcaaaatttccgaaatattttcttgaattactgCATttgtaagtctgaaattttcatgttttattccaactgatactaaataaattaatattgttgtactctaatacaatattttattgaatggctttTAATTAAAGTCGTTTAGAGCGTAAGTCGTTGCGAAAGTGCGGGAAACGCtgaaaaccagattcgcgaattttACGAACAGTTGATTATGGAAAGTAGAAATTGTTTAACACAAgactgtaataataataagacTGCAAGAACTCTTAAATCAAATTTCTATTcatattaacttaatgcaaaagcaataatTGTCACTAACTACCGTAATTGCAAAACAAGacctttacaaaaatttaaaaatatataaatatgtaaataaacaaaaaaaaacacgtttataaaaacaaattcttttatacacaataataaaaaaatcgcacatttacgttcaaaaacttgtttcttgccctttccttaattttctttcgttttaaaacatcgaaaagtggaggggttttttctttttcaaactgaatgagaGGTTCTCAAGTTTTTTggtctttaaattattttctcactAGTAGTTTTCAATCTTtcgatatttataagcatttctgaactgttttcttcttattttaatatgtattactatttataatagtactttaagttttatttaaaaaaataggccaatagcgctttttagcgatccagaaaaccgggaaagcGATgatcccgaacttcccggataattggttctctgcTGTATGTATATTTGTTATATGGGTTGTCTGAAAAATCTTCGACACATTaaaaatatcgtttaaaaaaaaattgctgcatAAATATCCAGTTTTCAGAAGATTCACAAATTTTTTATCAtatcgtaaaaaaaagaaaggaaaagctaCCAAATTGTGTTGAAAGGTGGTACTGTATCATCAAAGTAGGAAAAACAAACGTAacgtgaggtgtttaatcattttattaaacagaaagcaatacctttcattactaaGTTGAATGTAAGCATCGTTTGTTGTTCCAACCACATCATGatactcaagttcatcccatgttCTATCCAGCACGgaccagggttgtttggtttaaatcaattggttttttaaaaaaaccatgcggttttttttcaaaaaaagcccccccaaaaaaaaaaaaaaaatccattttacaggtttacattgatttccccacacatattgaaaaatgtaaaattccatttatgttaagttcctagctaagttgcagagataaatactaaaattgcaaagttgcttcttcaaaatgtattacaagctttaattgaaaaaaaaatattaatatatttttgattttatatatgtgccataaagcagattttagtcaacttccatcattatgcttaatttgcatgattagttaaaatttactaaggattgaatcttttattgtagatgcaattcattatattgctcactcctgttgcaggggtgtgacatttttgaccatttatttgcactttcctggaattttaactttgaattgtaaggtaatcaacagtctaacttaattgtttgcacctaaaaattaagatttgtttaaggcaggtgaacacaaataatattttttgaatcaaattttaaaaaaaaaaactttatacttcatattatgatacataatagttccttacattataatgtaggaagattaaaagataaatttttaagttcccagaacaaaatgcaaatgaatgtgtaaaaattgattgagaaatatataaatcttcacatataaactactctccattggtgtttttttttttttttttttggattatgtgtgctcaaaagattttgattggctatacacctatgctgctttatgactattgggtgcagataattcttagttcccccccccccttttgttcattggaattgggattttggtatttgctttgccttagctaacctgtgcagtttacaagagttacttactcatattgttttaaaaagaatgtctaattctggtagaaaaaaagacttaatctggctttcatttgatgaaatcaaaaatgaagccactatttcgtatcataaaaggtctatatatacatgcatactaatatgttaatcaagtcaaacatttcaatcaatatttccgtgcagaaagctattttaattatttaatttagttacaagattttgttcttatctctttaattaaacaagaaattaggtatagtgtgactattgaataactgttaattacatggaaccttaattaccttccgaaaattaattgtctttctcacaaatagtatttaaaccaaaaaaaacccggtttaaaccaaaaaaccgggttttttggtttttttttttttgaaaaaaaaaaccggttttttcaaCAACCTTGGCACGAACTGTGGAACAGTGAAGCCTACTTGGGTAATTCATATTTTCAGATCTTCAATGTTACACAATTTGACACAAATGAGCACAAAAACATTTGTGAACCTGTGAAGTCACTCTATTTGCCCTTGAAATAaccaatgaactttttttttagaaatcaagcCCTATAATTCTAAGGGTTTATTACGTCATTCAGGccaacaatattattttatttagttttttttttcttggcaggATCAAGTTGCAGAATTGATATTTTACAACCGACCTGATACAGAAGGCCCAAAACTTTCAAGTTACAGGAAGCAGACATTTAAAAATGCTGATGAAGCTGAAGGTCTTAAGGTAACATAAAATAttgtacaaaatataaattataaagtaCGTTACAAATATTTGCATTATTTATCAGAGCACTTAgcggttgcgttcgacgaacctcaccggtcgaccggtaagtaaccggttacaaaccgcagcattctatcatctatcggttacctcaccggttaccattttaagctattgattggttgattggagcatgtgatcattagttgtcacgtgattaactaaccggtcgctcttggtcgtgctcgtcgaacgcaaccagaGAGTGTTACTATGAAAGCCTGAAATTGGAGAATGTGCACCTGAAATATTGAGGCTTTTGCCAGTGTATTTGCTATATGAATATAGTGGCGACCAATGTATGAATCACGTTCGTTCTAaatagttttgattccataaagcaacaaattcaataaagctggattttgtacggtttttgatgatttgattcattaaagaggttgattcaattaaccactgattcaaccAAACGGCATCCACCACCATTTACCCATTAGGCAAAGTTA is a window from the Uloborus diversus isolate 005 chromosome 6, Udiv.v.3.1, whole genome shotgun sequence genome containing:
- the LOC129225306 gene encoding uncharacterized protein LOC129225306, translating into MSRNVEIKAKIKDFRSFLLRASEISDKPAFIMKQTDTYFKVLEGRLKLRQIQDQVAELIFYNRPDTEGPKLSSYRKQTFKNADEAEGLKKVLESSLGLVGIVKKERHLFMYERTRIHVDDVEHLGHFMELEVMLNEDETLEQGQEIADSLMSKLGVSKSDLISGSYINML